A window of the Glaciimonas sp. CA11.2 genome harbors these coding sequences:
- the hflC gene encoding protease modulator HflC: protein MNRLISLAVGLFIVIGILLSTVFVVDQRQYGILFAFGEVKQVINEPGLHFKLPAPFQNVVFLDKRILTIDPPEADRFITAEKKNILIDAFVKWRITDPKLFFVSFGVDEQRAQDRMSQIVKAALNEEITKRTVREVISGERGKVMDALRKKVAEEARQIGVDIVDVRLKRVDYVDQINASVYDRMKSERARVANELRSTGFAESEKIRADADKQRTVILAEAYRDAENMRGEGDAKASQTYAQAFSKSPEFYKFYRSLEAYRASFKSRHDLMVIDPNSEFFKYFKSPGVGSAK, encoded by the coding sequence ATGAATCGCTTAATATCTCTCGCTGTAGGTCTGTTTATCGTAATAGGAATATTGCTTTCGACGGTATTTGTAGTTGATCAGCGTCAATACGGCATCCTGTTTGCCTTCGGTGAAGTGAAGCAGGTAATTAATGAACCTGGTTTGCATTTTAAATTGCCGGCTCCGTTTCAAAATGTCGTATTTTTGGATAAGCGGATTTTGACGATTGATCCGCCAGAAGCAGACCGGTTTATCACTGCCGAAAAGAAAAATATCCTCATTGATGCTTTCGTAAAGTGGCGTATCACCGATCCTAAGTTGTTTTTCGTCAGTTTTGGTGTGGACGAACAACGTGCTCAAGATCGCATGTCTCAAATTGTCAAAGCGGCGTTGAACGAAGAAATAACTAAACGCACAGTGCGTGAGGTAATTTCAGGCGAGCGCGGCAAGGTGATGGATGCGTTGCGTAAGAAGGTGGCGGAAGAGGCCAGGCAGATTGGAGTTGATATTGTTGACGTGCGGTTAAAGCGCGTCGATTATGTTGATCAGATTAATGCTTCTGTGTATGACCGGATGAAGTCCGAGCGTGCTCGTGTTGCCAATGAATTACGATCTACTGGTTTTGCTGAGTCTGAAAAAATTCGGGCTGATGCAGATAAACAACGGACTGTGATTTTGGCTGAAGCTTATCGTGATGCAGAAAATATGCGAGGCGAGGGCGATGCCAAAGCTTCACAGACTTATGCGCAAGCGTTTAGCAAAAGTCCAGAGTTCTACAAGTTTTACCGTAGTCTTGAAGCGTACCGGGCAAGCTTTAAGAGTCGCCATGATTTGATGGTGATTGATCCGAACTCCGAGTTCTTTAAGTATTTCAAGAGTCCGGGAGTTGGTTCGGCTAAATGA
- a CDS encoding ATP phosphoribosyltransferase regulatory subunit → MPNWLLPENIADVLPSEARKIEDLRRLILDNFRVYGYELVMPPMLEYVESLLAGAGQDTESMTFKLVDQLSGRTLGIRTDMTTQVARIDAHLLNRSSLTRLCYAGSVLRTRPSGLHATREPFQIGAEIYGHAGLEADAEIQHLALASLALAGITKVRLDLCHVGILRAIIAEDPAKKDEIALVKLLEAKDTPGLLEISASYGAVTRAAILALPNLYGDSTVIQRARDILPKLPEITKALDELQALAHAAGEDCVTVDLADLRGYHYESGAIFGAYVAGLPNALVRGGRYDHVGETFGRSRPATGFSMDLRELARLMPSAERKAAIRAPWSTEAGLKEKIVTLRQAGEIVIQSLPGHENDQDEFDCDRVVVLENGHWIIKNLD, encoded by the coding sequence ATGCCTAATTGGCTTCTTCCTGAAAACATTGCCGATGTTTTACCGTCCGAGGCGCGTAAGATTGAGGACTTAAGACGTTTAATTCTTGATAACTTTCGCGTGTATGGTTACGAACTTGTGATGCCGCCGATGTTGGAGTACGTCGAATCGTTATTGGCAGGCGCGGGGCAAGATACCGAATCGATGACCTTTAAACTGGTCGATCAATTATCTGGTCGTACACTTGGAATCCGAACTGATATGACAACGCAAGTGGCGCGAATTGATGCGCATTTGCTCAATCGTTCGTCGCTTACGCGACTTTGCTATGCGGGTAGTGTTTTACGCACCCGTCCGTCCGGTTTGCATGCGACTCGCGAGCCATTTCAGATTGGTGCAGAGATTTATGGACATGCAGGACTTGAAGCGGATGCAGAAATTCAACATCTTGCACTAGCTTCGCTTGCGCTTGCTGGTATCACCAAGGTTCGTTTGGATTTGTGCCACGTCGGTATTTTACGAGCGATTATTGCTGAAGACCCCGCTAAAAAAGACGAAATTGCGCTAGTTAAGTTATTAGAAGCAAAAGACACTCCGGGTTTATTGGAAATAAGTGCATCCTATGGTGCTGTGACGCGTGCCGCTATACTAGCTTTACCGAATTTGTATGGCGATAGCACCGTGATTCAGCGAGCACGTGACATATTGCCAAAATTACCAGAAATTACCAAAGCGCTGGATGAACTACAAGCACTTGCGCATGCAGCGGGCGAAGACTGCGTAACCGTGGATTTGGCGGATTTACGGGGTTATCATTACGAAAGCGGGGCAATATTCGGCGCTTACGTTGCTGGTCTTCCGAACGCTTTAGTTCGCGGCGGTCGTTATGATCATGTCGGTGAAACGTTTGGTCGGTCCCGTCCGGCGACAGGTTTCTCGATGGATTTACGTGAGTTAGCGCGTCTGATGCCGAGTGCAGAGCGTAAGGCGGCAATTCGCGCGCCATGGAGTACAGAAGCAGGTTTGAAGGAAAAGATTGTGACGTTGCGTCAGGCTGGTGAGATAGTAATTCAAAGTTTGCCAGGCCACGAAAACGATCAAGATGAGTTCGATTGCGACCGTGTGGTCGTGCTCGAAAATGGCCACTGGATTATCAAAAATTTGGACTAA
- a CDS encoding phosphoribosyltransferase, whose protein sequence is MNVSNDQHLWVSWDEYNRAIEKLALTVHESGWKFDQVLCLARGGLRPGDVCSRIFDVPLAILSTSSYREAAGTVQSELDIAAHITMSRGSLAGRILLVDDLVDSGVTLDRVQRHLQENYSPVTEVKSAVIWWKDCSTIKPDFYVDHLPTNPWIHQPFEDYDSLRPHQLDAWSKRGMAR, encoded by the coding sequence ATGAACGTCTCCAACGATCAACACCTATGGGTTTCATGGGATGAGTACAACCGTGCCATCGAAAAACTTGCACTCACCGTGCACGAGTCTGGTTGGAAATTTGATCAGGTTCTTTGCTTGGCGCGTGGCGGGTTGCGCCCTGGCGACGTCTGCTCACGTATCTTTGACGTTCCATTAGCCATTTTGTCGACCAGTTCCTATCGTGAAGCGGCCGGAACTGTGCAAAGCGAACTGGACATTGCTGCGCACATTACGATGAGTCGCGGATCGCTGGCTGGTCGCATTTTGCTGGTCGACGATTTGGTCGATTCAGGCGTGACGCTTGATAGAGTGCAACGTCATCTTCAGGAAAATTACTCGCCGGTCACAGAGGTTAAATCAGCTGTAATTTGGTGGAAAGATTGCTCGACAATTAAACCAGATTTTTATGTGGATCACCTGCCTACGAATCCGTGGATACATCAGCCGTTCGAAGACTATGATAGTTTGCGTCCACATCAGCTCGATGCATGGTCAAAGCGAGGCATGGCACGTTAA
- a CDS encoding adenylosuccinate synthase: MLQKSTQKNVVVIGTQWGDEGKGKIVDWLTDHAQGVVRFQGGHNAGHTLVIGGKKTALQLIPSGIMRPGVACYIGNGVVLSVPDLLREIDKLQAAGVEVASRLRVSEACPIILPYHTALDAAREVARGAAKIGTTGKGIGPAYEDKVARRAIRVADLLNETRFAEKLRENLDYHNFVLTNYLKADAVDFQKTYDDALANVSRLAPMVADVSSELYAAYNNGAKILFEGAQGSLLDVDHGTYPFVTSSNCVAGNAAAGSGVGPNMLHYILGITKAYTTRVGSGPFPSELPTDQGIGLHLSSIGHEFGTVTGRARRCGWFDAALLKRSVQINGISGMCLTKLDVLDGLESLKLCTGYTIDGKVVDIFPVGAEEAARCVPIYEEMPGWTEVTVGAKTMDALPANAQAYVKRIEELVGVPIDMVSTGPDREETIVLRHPFK; this comes from the coding sequence ATGTTACAGAAAAGTACGCAGAAAAACGTTGTCGTCATCGGTACCCAATGGGGCGATGAAGGTAAAGGCAAGATTGTTGATTGGTTGACTGATCATGCGCAAGGTGTTGTGCGTTTTCAAGGTGGCCACAATGCTGGGCATACGCTGGTCATCGGCGGTAAAAAAACGGCATTGCAACTCATTCCGTCGGGCATCATGCGACCGGGCGTCGCATGCTATATCGGTAACGGCGTGGTCTTGTCGGTTCCTGACTTGTTGCGTGAAATCGATAAGCTGCAAGCTGCGGGTGTTGAAGTAGCATCCCGTTTGAGAGTATCCGAAGCTTGCCCTATTATTCTGCCTTACCACACCGCACTTGATGCGGCACGCGAAGTAGCGCGTGGCGCGGCGAAGATAGGTACGACCGGCAAAGGTATTGGTCCAGCATATGAAGACAAAGTAGCGCGTCGGGCAATTCGCGTTGCCGATTTGCTGAATGAAACACGCTTCGCTGAAAAGTTGAGAGAAAACCTCGATTATCACAACTTCGTGCTGACCAATTATTTGAAGGCAGATGCAGTTGACTTTCAGAAGACCTACGACGATGCATTAGCCAACGTGTCACGATTGGCGCCTATGGTCGCCGATGTGTCGAGTGAGTTATATGCGGCCTACAATAATGGCGCCAAGATACTGTTTGAAGGCGCGCAAGGTAGTTTGCTTGACGTTGATCATGGTACTTATCCATTCGTAACATCAAGTAATTGCGTCGCTGGTAACGCTGCTGCGGGTTCGGGCGTCGGTCCAAACATGTTGCATTATATCCTGGGTATTACCAAGGCTTATACAACGCGCGTTGGATCAGGACCATTCCCATCTGAACTGCCTACCGATCAAGGCATCGGTTTGCATCTATCAAGTATTGGTCATGAATTTGGTACCGTCACCGGTCGTGCGCGTCGCTGCGGTTGGTTTGATGCTGCACTGTTGAAGCGATCAGTACAGATCAACGGTATCTCCGGTATGTGTTTAACAAAGTTAGACGTGCTTGATGGACTGGAATCATTGAAGCTATGCACGGGTTATACGATCGATGGCAAAGTAGTCGATATTTTCCCGGTTGGTGCTGAAGAAGCTGCACGTTGCGTGCCAATCTACGAAGAAATGCCGGGCTGGACGGAAGTCACAGTGGGTGCGAAAACGATGGATGCGTTGCCAGCAAATGCACAAGCTTACGTGAAGCGCATCGAAGAACTGGTCGGCGTACCGATTGATATGGTCTCTACCGGTCCTGATCGTGAAGAAACTATTGTCTTGCGTCATCCTTTCAAATAA